Proteins encoded in a region of the Psychromicrobium lacuslunae genome:
- a CDS encoding acyltransferase family protein, producing MPKLNTARGPLAGRKTEPARIPAGRDLVVDFIRVLCMFAVVAVHLLMIGIRLDSAGVQVVNPIASISWFAQGSWFGQVMPLFFVVGGFASLTSWRSLQRRGGDAADYLRGRLLRLIRPTAALYAFLAIALWIAHFAGAPQDLLAAVAIGAGVQLWFLAAYLLCQLMVPVMAKLHQLAPWRTIGALLAGAIIVDALRLASHQDVIGLANLFFVWLLVQQIGFCYADGAFDQLSRWQLVAIAASCYLIMIPLTHGGPYPVDMLTALNPPMLPLVLIGLAQICLVKACYPALSWLTRQKPVQQVMFLVGTRSITIYLWHLPLIIALFGLSLMIGLPFPEPGNADWWLSRPLYYLAAFGLVLLVTKPLVRLESASTALAAGHRKPTLWLVVLATVVASTGPFAVMRVGLDLNNVLWGFGALCLALLLVRGRKTVAFERR from the coding sequence ATGCCGAAGCTAAATACCGCCAGGGGCCCTCTCGCCGGCCGGAAAACCGAGCCAGCAAGGATCCCCGCAGGACGTGACCTGGTGGTGGACTTCATCCGAGTTCTCTGCATGTTCGCAGTAGTCGCCGTACACCTACTGATGATTGGCATTCGACTGGACTCAGCAGGGGTACAAGTGGTCAATCCGATTGCCTCGATTAGCTGGTTCGCTCAGGGCAGCTGGTTCGGCCAAGTAATGCCGTTGTTCTTTGTGGTGGGCGGGTTCGCCTCGCTGACTTCTTGGCGCAGCCTGCAACGCAGAGGCGGTGATGCTGCTGACTATCTGCGTGGCCGTTTGCTCCGATTGATCCGGCCGACCGCCGCACTGTACGCCTTTCTGGCCATTGCACTCTGGATCGCGCACTTCGCCGGCGCGCCGCAGGACTTACTTGCCGCCGTCGCAATCGGGGCAGGCGTGCAGCTCTGGTTCCTAGCCGCCTATTTGCTATGCCAGCTCATGGTGCCGGTGATGGCGAAGCTCCACCAGCTGGCTCCTTGGCGGACCATTGGCGCACTTTTGGCGGGCGCAATCATTGTCGATGCGCTGCGCTTAGCTAGCCATCAAGACGTCATTGGCCTGGCTAATCTGTTCTTCGTCTGGCTCCTGGTCCAGCAGATCGGTTTCTGCTATGCCGACGGTGCCTTTGACCAGCTTTCCCGCTGGCAGCTGGTGGCGATTGCGGCGAGTTGTTATTTGATCATGATTCCGCTGACTCACGGCGGCCCTTACCCGGTCGATATGCTGACCGCGCTCAACCCGCCAATGCTGCCCTTGGTGCTGATCGGCCTGGCACAAATCTGCCTGGTCAAGGCGTGCTATCCGGCGCTGAGCTGGCTTACACGTCAAAAACCAGTCCAACAAGTGATGTTCCTGGTCGGCACTCGATCGATCACCATCTACCTCTGGCACCTGCCGCTGATTATCGCGCTGTTCGGCCTTTCCTTAATGATCGGGCTGCCGTTCCCGGAACCGGGAAACGCCGACTGGTGGCTGAGCCGCCCGCTCTACTATCTGGCTGCCTTCGGCCTGGTCCTACTCGTCACCAAACCGCTTGTGCGCTTAGAGTCGGCCAGCACGGCCTTAGCTGCAGGCCATCGCAAACCGACGCTATGGCTCGTTGTGCTGGCTACTGTTGTAGCTTCCACCGGCCCATTTGCGGTGATGCGGGTCGGTCTGGATCTCAATAACGTCTTGTGGGGCTTCGGCGCTCTCTGCCTCGCTCTGCTACTAGTCCGCGGCCGCAAAACCGTGGCGTTCGAGAGGCGTTGA
- a CDS encoding MBL fold metallo-hydrolase — translation MASWRELGPGNYALVTAGELLNSGLVVGQERALVIDTGCGPRQAKQILSAVREITELPLIVANTHAHYDHFFGNAVFADAGVSEFWAHQNAARQIAEGGDWQHRQVNSETEPEMAARQGAETRIVVPNALVGEQPVLLDLGGVTATLFYLGRGHTDGDLLIGTSSTVFAGDLVEQGSHPSFEDAYPIEWAESLRQLSALRNRYEFLVPGHGQPVNDEFVKTMSGTMLTAVRMAQEAMRETPHDATKSIPILPYGPEQSRWFISRLKQTA, via the coding sequence ATGGCATCGTGGCGTGAATTAGGTCCGGGTAACTATGCGTTGGTTACCGCGGGCGAGTTGTTGAACAGCGGCTTGGTGGTGGGGCAGGAACGCGCCCTGGTGATCGATACGGGCTGTGGTCCTCGGCAGGCCAAGCAGATCCTCAGCGCCGTCCGCGAGATCACCGAGTTGCCACTGATCGTCGCCAATACTCACGCGCATTACGACCATTTCTTTGGCAACGCGGTTTTTGCCGATGCTGGCGTGAGCGAGTTCTGGGCTCATCAGAATGCTGCCCGGCAGATCGCTGAGGGCGGCGATTGGCAGCATCGTCAGGTGAATTCGGAGACTGAACCCGAAATGGCGGCGCGTCAGGGTGCGGAAACTCGAATCGTGGTGCCCAACGCCCTGGTTGGTGAGCAGCCCGTGCTGCTTGACCTCGGCGGTGTCACAGCCACCTTGTTTTACCTCGGTCGCGGTCATACCGATGGGGATTTGTTGATCGGCACCTCAAGCACGGTTTTCGCCGGGGATCTGGTGGAGCAGGGCTCACATCCTTCCTTTGAAGACGCCTATCCGATCGAATGGGCCGAATCCCTGCGTCAGCTTTCTGCGCTGCGCAATCGCTATGAATTCTTGGTGCCGGGTCACGGCCAGCCAGTCAATGATGAATTCGTCAAAACCATGTCGGGCACCATGCTGACCGCTGTTCGGATGGCTCAGGAGGCGATGCGGGAGACCCCGCACGACGCTACCAAGTCCATACCGATCCTGCCCTATGGACCGGAGCAATCACGCTGGTTTATTTCGCGGCTCAAGCAGACCGCCTGA
- a CDS encoding dihydrolipoamide acetyltransferase family protein has product MAEVQDSRVFLLPDLGEGLTEAELVRWLVAEGEEISVDQPVAEVETAKSLVEVPTPFAGVVARLHGAAGELMDVGKPFLTVRTGESAPVADPSSVTVEPTAPDHHEGYREEERAGSGNVLIGYGTSAEGRTGRSRPAKRSQTAQSSGPAQKMQPSAAAIATSSTVEVSGGPIQAPLVISPLVRKLARDLGISLATIAGSGPGGLILRADVLGQRDAVAQSGGEVDVTTGEQEIDGRSGLAVLSRTPLTGVRRTIANAMTRSRSEIPEATVWVDVDATALLELRSDLKRRDPEGTPSLLAFIARFVLAGLARFPELNSRIVTDQAQNQQILSVSGVNLGFAAQTERGLLVPAIRAAERLNARQLDTEIARLTALARAGKATAEELSSGTFTLNNYGVFGVDGSAAIINYPEAAILGVGRIIDKPWVVNGALAVRKMTELTLVFDHRVCDGGSAGGFLRFVADAMENPAALLAEL; this is encoded by the coding sequence ATGGCTGAAGTGCAGGACTCCCGGGTCTTCCTCTTACCCGATCTAGGGGAGGGGTTGACCGAAGCCGAGTTGGTGCGTTGGCTGGTCGCCGAAGGTGAGGAAATCTCGGTGGATCAGCCGGTTGCCGAGGTGGAGACAGCGAAGTCGCTGGTGGAGGTACCCACTCCCTTCGCCGGGGTGGTGGCCCGGTTGCATGGCGCGGCCGGTGAGCTCATGGACGTCGGTAAGCCCTTTCTCACGGTGCGCACCGGAGAATCAGCGCCGGTCGCTGACCCGTCGTCGGTGACGGTCGAGCCGACCGCGCCGGATCATCACGAGGGGTATCGCGAAGAAGAGCGCGCCGGAAGCGGAAATGTGTTGATCGGCTACGGTACCTCCGCTGAGGGTCGAACAGGCCGAAGTCGTCCAGCTAAGCGTTCTCAGACGGCTCAGTCATCCGGGCCTGCTCAGAAAATGCAGCCTTCGGCTGCGGCTATCGCGACCTCTTCAACTGTTGAGGTCAGCGGCGGCCCAATTCAGGCCCCGCTGGTGATTTCGCCCTTGGTGCGAAAGCTGGCTCGAGACCTCGGTATCTCGCTGGCAACGATTGCGGGTTCGGGACCGGGTGGTCTAATTCTTCGTGCGGATGTGCTCGGCCAGCGGGACGCGGTCGCGCAATCCGGCGGCGAGGTTGATGTAACAACTGGTGAGCAAGAGATCGATGGGCGTTCCGGGCTAGCAGTGCTTTCTCGTACACCGCTGACCGGGGTGCGCCGAACCATCGCCAATGCGATGACCCGCAGTCGCAGCGAAATTCCTGAGGCGACGGTCTGGGTTGATGTCGATGCTACCGCGTTGCTTGAACTGCGCAGCGATCTCAAGCGTCGAGATCCGGAAGGTACGCCGAGTCTATTGGCGTTTATCGCTCGGTTTGTGTTGGCTGGTCTGGCTCGATTCCCTGAGTTGAACAGCAGGATCGTGACCGATCAGGCACAGAATCAGCAGATTCTCAGCGTCTCTGGAGTCAACCTAGGCTTCGCGGCGCAGACCGAACGAGGTTTGCTGGTGCCCGCGATCCGAGCCGCTGAACGGCTGAATGCTCGTCAGCTGGACACCGAGATCGCTCGGTTGACCGCCCTGGCGCGGGCTGGCAAAGCAACTGCCGAGGAACTCAGCAGCGGTACTTTTACTTTGAATAACTATGGAGTTTTCGGGGTTGATGGCTCGGCCGCGATCATTAATTATCCGGAAGCCGCAATCCTCGGGGTCGGCCGAATCATCGATAAACCCTGGGTGGTTAATGGAGCGTTGGCGGTGCGTAAAATGACCGAACTAACTTTGGTGTTCGATCATCGAGTGTGTGATGGCGGCAGCGCCGGTGGGTTCTTGCGTTTCGTTGCCGATGCGATGGAGAATCCGGCCGCTTTGCTCGCCGAACTCTAG
- a CDS encoding alpha-ketoacid dehydrogenase subunit beta — protein sequence MTAVSERPNPTEQKPGSVTFAKALNRALADAMQADPAVLMFGEDVGTLGGVFRITDGLTARFGEDRCFDTPLAESGIMGLAVGMAMNGMRPVVEMQFDAFAYPAFEQVVSHVAKMANRTRGAVRLPIVIRIPYAGGIGGVEHHCDSSEAYYAHTPGLTVLAPATVADAYTMLRDAIESPDPVVFLEPKKLYFAKEAVDLDGLAQARPASGIGRAVIARQGTDATLISYGPSVATALAAAEIAASEGRSLQVVDLRSLVPFDDETVCQAVRSTGRAVVIAEAPGFASVASEIVARVQERCFHSLAAPVRRVTGFDIPFPAPKLERYQLPSVDRILDVVDELQWEDS from the coding sequence ATGACGGCGGTTTCAGAACGTCCCAACCCTACCGAGCAAAAACCCGGTTCGGTGACCTTTGCCAAGGCACTCAATCGGGCGCTTGCCGATGCCATGCAAGCCGATCCAGCGGTGCTGATGTTCGGTGAAGATGTCGGTACCCTCGGCGGTGTCTTCCGGATCACCGATGGCTTGACCGCGCGGTTCGGCGAGGACCGCTGCTTCGACACTCCCTTGGCGGAATCTGGCATCATGGGACTTGCGGTGGGGATGGCTATGAACGGCATGCGTCCCGTGGTGGAGATGCAGTTCGATGCCTTCGCCTACCCGGCTTTTGAGCAAGTGGTTTCACATGTGGCAAAGATGGCTAATCGGACCCGCGGAGCGGTGCGGTTGCCGATCGTGATCCGGATTCCCTACGCTGGCGGGATTGGCGGTGTCGAGCATCACTGTGACTCCTCAGAGGCTTATTACGCCCACACGCCGGGGCTTACCGTGCTGGCTCCGGCCACGGTAGCTGACGCCTACACGATGCTGCGGGACGCGATTGAATCGCCTGATCCAGTGGTCTTCCTGGAACCGAAGAAACTCTACTTTGCTAAGGAAGCGGTTGACCTTGATGGGCTCGCCCAGGCCCGCCCTGCCTCGGGCATTGGCCGTGCCGTGATTGCCCGTCAGGGCACCGATGCGACACTGATCAGCTATGGGCCATCAGTTGCCACCGCGCTCGCCGCGGCCGAGATCGCCGCCTCGGAAGGGCGCTCCTTGCAAGTGGTAGATCTGCGTTCGCTGGTGCCCTTTGATGATGAGACGGTTTGCCAAGCGGTGCGTTCCACTGGCCGTGCTGTGGTGATCGCTGAGGCGCCGGGCTTTGCCTCGGTAGCTTCGGAGATTGTTGCGCGAGTGCAGGAACGCTGCTTTCATTCATTGGCTGCGCCGGTGCGCAGGGTGACAGGTTTTGATATTCCCTTCCCAGCGCCAAAGCTTGAGCGGTATCAGCTGCCGAGCGTTGACCGGATCCTTGACGTGGTTGACGAGTTGCAGTGGGAGGACTCCTAA
- a CDS encoding thiamine pyrophosphate-dependent dehydrogenase E1 component subunit alpha, which translates to MSSSTDRAETVMLPSTTPVTLIAADGSLAEHHDVFKDNYSLPDQSLLLRGYAEMVKGRRINDQAGALVRQGRMAVYPSSHGQEACQVAAAICLAEQDWLFPTYRDSVAVMSKGVPPVQVLELLRGSWHGGYNPYDHRVATQATPLATQLLHAVGLAHAAKLKGEDTVVLALCGDGASSEGDFHEALNFAAVFHLPVIFLIQNNGFAISVPLSQQTVAPSLAHKAIGYGMPGERVDGNDLAALLAVLQKLVRRARDGGGPALVEAHTYRMLAHTNADDASRYRSEEEVAQWLPKDPLLRLQRYLSAEGVLNAALERDFADQAERVAAEMREGLNAEVEVDPLDLFRFVYAEPTPQLREQSEMLAEELQRAAQNDTQEGLK; encoded by the coding sequence ATGAGTTCTAGCACCGACCGGGCGGAGACGGTGATGCTTCCGTCCACCACCCCCGTCACCCTGATCGCGGCCGACGGCAGCCTCGCCGAACATCATGACGTCTTCAAGGACAACTATTCCTTGCCCGATCAAAGCCTGCTGCTTCGCGGCTATGCCGAGATGGTGAAGGGGCGTCGAATTAACGACCAAGCGGGGGCATTGGTCCGCCAGGGACGGATGGCGGTTTACCCCTCCTCGCACGGCCAGGAAGCCTGTCAAGTGGCCGCTGCGATCTGCCTAGCAGAGCAGGACTGGCTGTTCCCCACTTATCGGGATTCAGTCGCGGTGATGAGCAAGGGAGTGCCACCGGTTCAGGTGCTCGAGTTATTGCGGGGTTCCTGGCACGGCGGATACAACCCCTACGACCACCGAGTTGCTACTCAGGCCACCCCCCTCGCCACTCAGCTCTTGCATGCGGTAGGGCTGGCCCACGCAGCCAAGCTGAAGGGCGAGGACACCGTAGTGCTCGCGCTCTGTGGTGATGGTGCGAGCAGTGAGGGCGATTTTCATGAGGCACTGAACTTCGCTGCGGTCTTCCACTTACCGGTCATTTTCCTGATTCAGAACAATGGCTTCGCCATTTCGGTGCCGCTCTCCCAGCAAACGGTGGCACCCTCGCTGGCTCACAAAGCGATCGGCTACGGCATGCCGGGGGAGCGAGTCGATGGCAATGACCTGGCTGCCTTGCTTGCGGTTTTGCAGAAGCTGGTGCGGCGAGCGCGTGACGGCGGAGGCCCGGCGCTCGTTGAAGCGCATACCTATCGGATGCTCGCGCACACCAACGCCGACGATGCCAGTCGCTACCGGAGTGAAGAAGAGGTGGCGCAGTGGCTGCCCAAGGATCCATTGCTCCGCTTGCAGCGTTATCTGAGCGCCGAAGGGGTGCTGAATGCGGCACTGGAGCGGGATTTCGCCGACCAGGCCGAGCGAGTAGCAGCTGAGATGCGTGAGGGGCTGAACGCCGAGGTGGAGGTCGACCCTCTCGATTTGTTCAGGTTCGTCTACGCCGAACCCACCCCGCAGCTTCGCGAGCAGTCCGAAATGCTAGCCGAGGAACTTCAGCGAGCAGCCCAGAACGATACCCAGGAGGGACTGAAATGA
- a CDS encoding Lrp/AsnC family transcriptional regulator, with the protein MSELDEIDRAIITELQHDARASVTTLAERVHISRAHAYSRIARLTSEKVITRFTAVLDPLKAGLRSSAYVSMKVRQHDWRELKALLSALPEVQHIALLGGNFDVMLLVRARDNVDLRRVIFDQIQSMPGVLDTQTYLIFEDVDTR; encoded by the coding sequence ATGTCTGAGCTTGATGAAATTGACCGGGCGATTATCACTGAATTGCAGCACGACGCCCGAGCCAGCGTGACCACTCTCGCCGAGCGGGTACATATTTCCAGGGCCCACGCCTATTCCCGGATCGCCCGGCTCACCAGCGAGAAGGTGATCACTCGGTTCACTGCCGTACTTGACCCACTCAAGGCCGGGCTGCGTTCAAGCGCCTATGTCAGCATGAAGGTCCGGCAACACGACTGGCGCGAGCTGAAGGCTTTGCTCAGTGCCCTGCCGGAAGTGCAACACATCGCGCTACTCGGCGGCAATTTTGATGTCATGCTGCTGGTGCGCGCCCGGGATAATGTGGATCTGCGTCGAGTGATCTTCGATCAAATTCAGTCCATGCCTGGCGTGCTGGACACCCAGACTTACCTCATTTTTGAGGACGTCGATACCCGCTAA
- a CDS encoding GNAT family N-acetyltransferase, with product MPVITLRRISRARAERIYTAQPDASDRWAEDYPLADELDALRFFLASPALSDHHQAFGLYSVHDERGRAVGGIGFFGPPDEEARVTIGYGIVPSARRRGYAAGAVAELLDIARQYGVQLVQAVTDVDNIPSQRVLLGAGFRELRRDEQQCYFDLGLG from the coding sequence GTGCCAGTAATAACTCTGCGGCGCATCTCGCGCGCGCGGGCCGAGCGAATCTATACCGCTCAACCGGATGCCTCAGACCGGTGGGCCGAGGACTATCCACTGGCCGACGAGCTGGATGCATTGCGCTTCTTCCTGGCGAGTCCAGCGCTGAGCGATCATCATCAAGCTTTTGGACTCTACTCGGTGCATGACGAGCGGGGCCGCGCAGTAGGCGGAATAGGCTTCTTCGGCCCGCCGGACGAAGAAGCAAGGGTGACGATCGGTTACGGCATCGTGCCCTCGGCGCGACGCCGAGGCTATGCCGCAGGGGCGGTCGCGGAATTGCTGGACATTGCCCGGCAGTACGGCGTTCAACTGGTGCAGGCAGTCACCGACGTGGACAACATCCCTTCGCAGCGAGTGTTACTCGGGGCTGGTTTTAGGGAGCTGCGCCGAGATGAGCAGCAGTGCTATTTCGACCTCGGCTTGGGCTAA
- a CDS encoding enoyl-CoA hydratase/isomerase family protein has protein sequence MIELSISDGIAEVVLNAPHKLNALDGQALSDLKEAVDQAAEQANRGEVRALLLRGAGRAFCAGRDLAGVDIHNDDALGFLEGKIVPAMRAVMDFPAPSFVAAQGASLGAGLGLLIAADVVYLAENAKIGSPFANLGMVLDSGGHWLFTERLGTHRTLDLIYTADLISGAEAVRAGLFSRTFPAETLLEETRNIVSRVANGPINAFQDGKKLVTAIRDQRLGFWEALDLENKTQGAIVSTENYKEGITAFVEKRPPVFKN, from the coding sequence ATGATTGAGTTGAGCATAAGCGACGGCATTGCCGAGGTGGTGCTAAACGCTCCGCATAAGCTCAATGCACTGGACGGGCAGGCGCTGAGCGACCTCAAAGAGGCGGTGGATCAGGCAGCCGAGCAGGCGAACCGGGGCGAGGTGCGTGCGCTGCTGCTGCGAGGCGCCGGCCGGGCATTCTGTGCGGGTCGTGATCTGGCCGGTGTAGACATCCATAATGACGATGCGCTTGGCTTCCTGGAAGGGAAAATTGTGCCCGCTATGCGCGCCGTTATGGACTTTCCAGCGCCGAGCTTCGTGGCAGCGCAGGGCGCCTCCTTGGGCGCCGGTTTAGGTTTACTGATTGCTGCCGATGTTGTCTACTTGGCGGAGAACGCCAAAATTGGCTCGCCCTTTGCCAACCTCGGCATGGTTTTAGATTCGGGCGGGCACTGGCTGTTCACTGAACGGTTAGGCACTCACCGCACCTTGGACTTGATTTACACCGCCGATCTAATCTCCGGGGCCGAGGCGGTGCGAGCCGGGCTTTTCAGTCGGACCTTCCCGGCAGAGACCCTGCTGGAAGAAACCCGGAACATCGTCAGCCGGGTAGCGAACGGTCCGATCAATGCCTTCCAGGACGGCAAAAAGCTAGTCACCGCAATTCGGGACCAGCGACTCGGCTTCTGGGAAGCCCTCGATCTGGAAAACAAGACCCAGGGCGCCATTGTCAGCACCGAGAATTACAAGGAAGGCATCACCGCTTTTGTGGAAAAGCGCCCGCCGGTCTTTAAGAACTAA